One genomic region from Chthoniobacterales bacterium encodes:
- a CDS encoding POTRA domain-containing protein: MQKNGQRKRLMFHLLMAIFAFSGSVLSAAQTSPEPGAGPMYIREYRVSGAQVLPRIEVEKAVYPFMGPGRSEEDVEQARAALEKAYKDKGYQTVEVQVPQQTGRGGVVFLKVVEGKVGRLRVNGSRYFSLAQIKRMAPSLAEGKVVNFNDVTRDIVALNQLPDRRVTPALRAGIEPGTVDIDLEVKDTFPLHGSLELNNRYSANTSELRANGSISYNNLWQLGHSAGLSFQIVPQEPDEAKVISGYYLTRLEKTPWLSFILQGTKQDSNVSTLGGAAVAGRGEIIGARAMITLPPGKDFYHSVSLGLDYKHFDQNVNLGTGQIQSPVSYYPISAAYTASRVGKNSQTEFNAGVTMHVRGTGSSEEQFSNSRFKSDGSFIYIRGDLSHTHEFLGGNQIYGKIQGQLSDQPLLSAEQFSGGGVGTARGYLESEVPGDNALFGTLELRTLNLFKVLPWLRDRGNEWRVYAFVDSGLLTIHEPLPAQESRFELASIGVGTHMQLADHYNGSIDLAMPLISQGQTQAHDVRLNFRLWADF, encoded by the coding sequence ATGCAAAAAAACGGACAACGCAAACGACTAATGTTTCATCTCCTGATGGCGATCTTCGCCTTCAGTGGAAGCGTTCTGTCCGCCGCGCAGACTTCGCCGGAGCCGGGGGCTGGGCCGATGTATATCCGGGAATATCGTGTTTCTGGGGCGCAAGTCTTGCCGCGCATTGAGGTGGAAAAAGCGGTCTATCCGTTCATGGGTCCGGGGCGTTCGGAGGAGGATGTCGAGCAGGCGCGGGCGGCGCTGGAGAAGGCTTACAAGGACAAGGGCTACCAGACCGTCGAGGTGCAGGTGCCGCAGCAAACCGGACGCGGCGGAGTGGTTTTCCTGAAAGTTGTCGAAGGAAAAGTCGGGCGTCTGCGTGTGAATGGCTCGCGCTATTTCTCCCTCGCCCAGATTAAGCGCATGGCTCCGTCACTGGCCGAGGGAAAGGTGGTGAACTTCAACGACGTTACCCGCGACATCGTGGCACTCAACCAGCTTCCTGACCGACGCGTAACTCCCGCTTTGCGCGCCGGGATCGAGCCTGGAACGGTGGACATTGACCTGGAAGTGAAGGACACGTTTCCGCTCCACGGCAGCTTGGAACTCAACAACCGTTACAGCGCCAACACCAGCGAGCTGCGCGCGAATGGCTCGATCAGTTACAACAATCTCTGGCAGCTCGGGCACTCTGCCGGATTGAGTTTTCAAATCGTTCCGCAGGAGCCGGATGAAGCCAAAGTCATCTCAGGTTACTATCTAACTCGACTCGAAAAAACGCCCTGGCTCAGCTTCATTTTGCAGGGCACCAAGCAGGACAGCAATGTCTCCACATTAGGTGGCGCGGCAGTGGCCGGACGTGGCGAAATCATCGGCGCGCGGGCCATGATCACGTTGCCACCGGGAAAGGACTTCTACCATTCCGTCAGCCTCGGGCTCGACTACAAACACTTCGACCAAAACGTGAACCTCGGCACCGGCCAGATCCAGTCGCCGGTGAGTTATTATCCGATCAGCGCCGCCTACACCGCGAGCCGGGTGGGGAAAAATTCGCAGACCGAGTTCAATGCAGGCGTCACCATGCATGTTCGAGGCACTGGCAGCAGCGAGGAGCAATTTTCCAACAGCCGCTTCAAATCCGACGGGAGTTTCATTTATATCCGGGGCGACCTTTCGCACACCCACGAATTCCTCGGCGGCAACCAAATCTACGGCAAAATCCAGGGCCAACTTTCCGACCAGCCACTACTCAGCGCGGAGCAATTCAGCGGCGGCGGAGTGGGCACCGCACGCGGCTATCTGGAGTCCGAAGTGCCGGGTGACAACGCCCTTTTTGGCACGCTGGAACTGCGCACGCTGAATCTCTTCAAAGTCCTCCCGTGGCTGCGGGATCGCGGCAACGAATGGCGCGTTTACGCCTTCGTGGACAGCGGGCTCCTTACCATTCACGAGCCGCTGCCCGCGCAGGAATCGCGCTTCGAACTGGCCTCCATCGGCGTCGGCACGCACATGCAACTGGCCGACCATTACAACGGCTCCATCGACCTGGCCATGCCGTTGATTAGCCAGGGCCAGACGCAGGCGCACGATGTCCGGCTCAACTTCCGTTTGTGGGCCGACTTCTAA
- a CDS encoding response regulator yields the protein MNEKIIVVDDETDLAELIVFHLTKANYQVSTVADGVEALATIRAEMPALVVLDLMLPGISGLEICRTLKGDSNTARIAIIMLTAKAGETDRIVGFELGADDYVVKPFSPRELVLRVDAVVRRNRAETKPNRLVAGKVTVDLMKHSVEVAGKVIDCTATEFKLISTLVERQGIVQSRDRLLADVWGYEAKMDSRTVDTHMRRLREKLGKYGSYLQTVRGFGYRVNLEIDQ from the coding sequence ATGAATGAGAAAATAATAGTCGTCGATGACGAAACGGACCTGGCCGAACTCATAGTTTTTCACCTGACAAAAGCGAACTACCAGGTGTCCACTGTCGCCGATGGGGTGGAGGCATTGGCCACGATTCGCGCCGAGATGCCCGCGTTGGTGGTGCTGGATCTGATGCTGCCGGGCATCTCCGGGTTAGAGATTTGCCGGACCCTAAAAGGCGATTCCAACACCGCGCGCATAGCGATCATTATGCTAACAGCCAAAGCCGGGGAAACGGATCGGATCGTGGGATTCGAGCTGGGTGCGGATGATTATGTGGTTAAACCCTTCAGCCCGCGCGAACTCGTGCTGCGAGTCGATGCCGTGGTGCGCAGAAACCGGGCTGAGACAAAACCGAACCGCTTGGTCGCAGGCAAGGTCACTGTGGACCTGATGAAGCACTCGGTCGAAGTAGCAGGCAAAGTAATTGATTGCACGGCGACGGAGTTCAAGCTGATCTCGACCTTAGTCGAACGACAGGGTATAGTGCAAAGCCGCGACCGCTTACTTGCCGATGTGTGGGGTTACGAAGCGAAGATGGACAGTCGGACCGTGGATACCCACATGCGACGCTTGCGCGAAAAGCTAGGAAAATACGGCAGCTATTTGCAGACTGTTAGAGGCTTTGGTTATCGGGTGAATCTGGAGATTGATCAGTGA
- a CDS encoding transposase has product MKKQDKSPLLLASIDVSASELVVAIANADPQPPSIKTHPNTATGHRQLLLQLTRQGDRNRVALESTGVYGLGVALHLQSHPQIEVMIVNPRAIKDFIRATMTRAKTDRVDVLGILDYLRRMPFVPWTPPAADVLSLQQITRRLT; this is encoded by the coding sequence ATGAAAAAACAAGACAAGTCTCCATTGTTATTAGCTTCCATCGACGTCAGTGCCAGCGAGCTAGTCGTCGCCATCGCCAACGCCGATCCCCAGCCGCCGTCGATTAAAACCCATCCCAACACCGCTACCGGGCACCGGCAGCTCCTGCTTCAGCTCACTCGCCAGGGCGACCGCAACCGGGTCGCACTCGAAAGCACCGGCGTCTATGGTCTGGGCGTCGCCCTGCACCTGCAAAGCCATCCCCAGATCGAAGTCATGATCGTCAACCCACGCGCGATCAAAGACTTCATCCGCGCCACCATGACCCGGGCCAAGACTGACCGCGTCGACGTCCTCGGCATCCTCGACTACCTGCGCCGCATGCCCTTTGTGCCCTGGACACCACCTGCTGCCGACGTGCTCAGCCTCCAGCAGATCACCCGCCGACTCACCTAG
- a CDS encoding transposase, whose amino-acid sequence MPTQKIIARDLKLNIAHLERRIATMEKAALQLAQSSPLLARPLELITTIPGIAHKSGLRLLGELLVLPSGLKAPQWVAHAGLDPRPFESGTSVNKPRRLSKTGNTHLRASLFLPALVAIRRSAPIKACCKALLAHGKKPKVAVIAIMRKLLHSMWGILHHQQPFNPFLFYQPNPTLTPC is encoded by the coding sequence GTGCCCACGCAGAAGATCATCGCACGCGATCTGAAACTCAACATCGCCCATCTGGAACGCCGCATCGCCACCATGGAAAAAGCCGCCCTCCAGCTCGCCCAATCCAGTCCTCTTCTAGCCCGGCCACTGGAGTTGATTACCACCATCCCTGGCATCGCACACAAGAGCGGACTGCGCTTGTTAGGAGAACTGTTAGTCCTTCCCTCTGGACTGAAAGCGCCGCAATGGGTGGCGCACGCCGGACTCGATCCAAGACCTTTTGAAAGCGGCACCTCAGTCAACAAACCGCGCCGCCTCTCGAAGACCGGCAACACCCACCTCCGTGCCTCCCTCTTCCTTCCCGCGTTAGTTGCCATCCGGCGCAGTGCGCCAATCAAAGCCTGCTGCAAAGCACTGCTGGCTCACGGCAAGAAACCAAAAGTGGCCGTCATCGCCATCATGCGCAAACTGCTGCATTCCATGTGGGGCATCCTCCACCATCAACAACCCTTCAATCCCTTCCTCTTTTACCAACCAAACCCAACACTTACCCCTTGCTAA